From a region of the Insulibacter thermoxylanivorax genome:
- a CDS encoding flagellar hook-basal body protein, producing MIRGLYTAASAMITQQRRHDAITNNISNLQTPGYKQETAAVRSFPELLIHLMENNGQGQPARSIGRLNTGVFVEENIPSFLQGDLSRTNQPGDLALISNIQVPGVAFDQNGQAVVDGEIVYQPQAFFTVQGADGEPRYTRDGRFHLDEAGQLVNVNGQPVLGVDGEPIVIEGLSMDQIYITDNGTLMNRADGTPLGQQLLISRIDQPNLLIREGSGNYRLSPDAEPAVPIAAEDQVSVRQGYLERSNVDAAQSMVDMMTALRLYEANQRVIQSYDQILDKAVNQIGRIN from the coding sequence ATGATCAGAGGGTTATACACCGCTGCTTCGGCGATGATCACCCAGCAGCGCAGACATGATGCGATTACGAACAATATCTCGAATCTGCAGACTCCCGGATACAAGCAGGAGACAGCCGCTGTGCGGTCTTTTCCCGAACTGCTCATCCACTTGATGGAGAACAACGGGCAAGGGCAGCCGGCAAGATCGATCGGCAGGCTGAATACAGGTGTGTTCGTAGAAGAGAATATCCCGTCGTTCCTGCAGGGGGACTTGTCCAGAACGAATCAGCCCGGCGACTTGGCGTTGATATCGAATATTCAGGTGCCCGGCGTGGCCTTCGATCAGAATGGACAAGCTGTCGTCGACGGAGAGATCGTCTATCAGCCCCAAGCGTTCTTCACGGTTCAGGGAGCCGACGGGGAGCCGCGTTATACGCGGGACGGCCGCTTCCATCTGGATGAAGCGGGGCAGCTGGTGAATGTTAACGGACAGCCTGTGCTCGGTGTCGACGGCGAGCCGATCGTCATCGAAGGGCTGTCTATGGATCAGATCTATATCACCGATAATGGAACCTTGATGAACCGGGCAGACGGCACGCCCCTCGGGCAGCAGCTGCTCATCTCGCGTATCGATCAACCGAATCTCTTGATCCGCGAGGGAAGCGGCAATTATCGTTTGTCCCCGGATGCCGAGCCTGCTGTACCGATCGCAGCAGAGGATCAGGTGTCCGTTAGACAAGGCTATCTCGAACGATCCAATGTGGATGCCGCCCAATCGATGGTGGATATGATGACGGCGCTCAGATTGTATGAAGCGAACCAGAGAGTCATCCAATCTTACGATCAGATCTTGGACAAGGCGGTTAATCAGATCGGCCGCATCAATTGA
- a CDS encoding rod shape-determining protein produces MFSKDIGIDLGTANVLVYIKGRGVVLNEPSVVAIESETKRVLAVGEEAHRMVGRTPGNIVAIRPLKDGVIADFEITEMMLRHFISQVGGKKWYSHPRILICAPSNITSVEQKAIREAAQRSGAKEVFLEEEAKAAAIGAGMDIFQPSGNMVVDIGGGTTDVAVLSMGDVVTASSIKVAGDKFDVAITKYIKDKYKLLIGERTAEDIKMRIGTVHPQSRQEEMDIRGRDMVSGLPLSVTITSDEVMEALMDPISSIIATTKSVLERTPPELSADIIDRGIILTGGGALLHGLEELMMEELKVPVLIAEDPLDCVAKGTGIMLDNMDKISARK; encoded by the coding sequence ATGTTTAGCAAGGATATCGGAATTGACTTGGGAACTGCGAATGTACTGGTGTACATCAAAGGTCGCGGAGTGGTACTAAACGAACCGTCCGTAGTAGCGATTGAAAGTGAGACGAAGCGCGTACTCGCCGTAGGGGAGGAAGCGCATCGCATGGTCGGACGCACACCGGGGAATATCGTGGCGATCCGGCCGCTGAAGGACGGTGTGATCGCGGACTTCGAGATTACGGAGATGATGCTTCGCCACTTCATCTCGCAAGTCGGCGGCAAAAAGTGGTACAGCCACCCTCGCATCTTAATATGTGCACCTAGCAATATAACTTCTGTGGAGCAGAAGGCGATCCGTGAAGCGGCGCAGCGAAGCGGAGCTAAGGAGGTTTTCTTAGAGGAAGAAGCGAAAGCGGCTGCGATCGGCGCGGGAATGGATATCTTCCAGCCCAGCGGGAATATGGTAGTCGATATTGGCGGAGGTACAACGGATGTAGCCGTATTATCGATGGGCGACGTTGTCACCGCCTCTTCCATTAAAGTCGCAGGGGACAAGTTCGACGTCGCTATCACGAAATATATCAAAGATAAGTATAAACTGCTCATCGGTGAGCGGACGGCGGAAGACATCAAGATGCGCATCGGCACCGTGCATCCTCAGTCGCGCCAGGAAGAGATGGATATCCGCGGGCGCGATATGGTGTCGGGTCTGCCGCTCAGCGTGACGATTACCTCCGATGAAGTGATGGAGGCGCTCATGGATCCGATCTCCTCAATCATCGCAACGACGAAATCCGTGCTGGAACGCACTCCGCCGGAGCTGTCCGCCGATATTATCGACCGCGGCATCATCCTCACAGGAGGCGGTGCTTTGCTCCATGGATTGGAAGAATTGATGATGGAAGAATTGAAGGTTCCGGTCCTGATCGCCGAAGATCCGCTCGATTGTGTAGCCAAAGGCACGGGAATCATGCTGGATAATATGGATAAAATCTCAGCAAGAAAGTGA
- a CDS encoding M23 family metallopeptidase → MSDQKRDHNDKNSSKPTNTESIHKTESGVQGRTAPQKSSWRKFTAKKWVFPAAYLAAAAIILGIMIAYQGSQDQDMLTEENLGLEVGHVDEQGANAEEDDLPVVALPEDFRWPAADMTGIEVVMPYYDDSLSHDEKTMAVIQYENTFVTSEGIALARTDNQPFDVTAALSGKVIRAESAPVIGNVVEIEHADGLTTVYYSLANVQVSVNDEVQQGQVIARAGQNEYEKDLGVHLHFEVHQNGEPVNPFNYLPEID, encoded by the coding sequence ATGAGTGACCAAAAGAGAGACCATAACGACAAAAACAGCTCAAAACCAACCAATACCGAGTCGATCCATAAGACCGAAAGCGGTGTACAAGGCCGTACTGCCCCGCAGAAGTCATCCTGGAGGAAGTTCACAGCGAAGAAGTGGGTATTCCCGGCGGCATATTTGGCGGCAGCGGCAATCATCTTAGGCATCATGATCGCTTACCAGGGTTCGCAGGACCAAGACATGCTGACCGAAGAGAATCTGGGACTTGAAGTCGGTCATGTCGATGAGCAGGGGGCGAACGCAGAGGAAGATGATCTGCCGGTGGTCGCGCTGCCAGAGGATTTTCGCTGGCCGGCAGCCGATATGACGGGCATCGAAGTCGTCATGCCGTATTACGATGACAGCCTGTCCCACGATGAGAAGACGATGGCGGTGATCCAGTATGAGAACACCTTTGTCACCAGCGAAGGCATCGCGCTGGCCAGGACGGATAATCAGCCCTTCGATGTCACCGCTGCGCTCAGCGGTAAAGTCATCCGGGCGGAGTCCGCACCGGTGATCGGCAACGTCGTGGAGATCGAGCATGCGGACGGATTGACCACGGTATACTACAGTCTGGCGAATGTGCAGGTCTCGGTGAACGATGAAGTGCAGCAAGGACAAGTAATCGCAAGAGCCGGTCAGAATGAGTATGAGAAAGACCTCGGCGTCCACCTGCATTTCGAAGTGCATCAGAACGGCGAACCGGTCAATCCTTTCAACTATTTGCCGGAGATCGACTGA
- the spoIIID gene encoding sporulation transcriptional regulator SpoIIID, translated as MHDYIKERTIKIGHCIVETRHTVRTIAKQFGVSKSTVHKDLTERLPEINPELANQVKVILEYHKSIRHLRGGEATKIKYRKGKQEAEKAAKEAAAGEEASGGLVSSNS; from the coding sequence GTGCACGACTACATCAAAGAGCGTACGATCAAGATCGGTCACTGCATCGTCGAGACCAGGCATACTGTGCGCACGATTGCGAAGCAGTTTGGCGTCTCGAAGAGCACAGTGCACAAGGACTTGACGGAACGGTTACCCGAGATTAATCCCGAGCTGGCCAACCAGGTCAAGGTGATCCTTGAGTATCACAAATCCATTCGGCATCTGAGGGGAGGAGAAGCGACCAAGATCAAGTACCGGAAAGGCAAGCAAGAAGCGGAGAAAGCGGCGAAGGAAGCCGCAGCGGGTGAAGAGGCGAGCGGCGGGCTCGTATCCTCCAACTCCTGA